From Candidatus Hydrogenedentota bacterium, one genomic window encodes:
- a CDS encoding prepilin peptidase, which produces MPEQEVDFELLGTLLSIVSFILGSMIGSFLNVCVYRIPRGLSVVKPRSRCPKCENPIAWNDNIPVVSWLLLGAKCRHCQTPISWQYPLVEAITGALFLFVFWRFGLTIATPVYMLLAAALVLVTFVDLTDWTIPNEVTFPGIPMGLVFAIVAMFYPDSGLVVLGSYEPIFNALIGAIVGGGSLYLLDKLTFLILKKRGMGFGDVKLLAMLGAFFGYPGVIMIIMVASFIGSAIGIGLISWQRFKGSEETAHYLPFGPYLSLGGIFVMLFGQQLYTWYFDYLNSSPI; this is translated from the coding sequence ATGCCGGAACAAGAAGTCGATTTCGAACTGCTCGGAACACTGCTGTCCATCGTGTCCTTTATCCTGGGCTCCATGATCGGCAGTTTCCTGAACGTCTGTGTCTACCGCATTCCCCGTGGCTTGTCAGTCGTCAAACCTCGCTCGCGATGTCCAAAGTGCGAGAACCCCATCGCGTGGAATGACAACATCCCTGTCGTGAGCTGGCTGCTCCTCGGCGCAAAGTGCCGCCACTGCCAGACTCCTATCAGTTGGCAGTACCCCCTTGTCGAAGCCATCACCGGGGCCCTCTTCCTGTTTGTCTTCTGGCGCTTCGGCCTGACCATCGCCACCCCCGTGTACATGCTTCTGGCCGCTGCCTTGGTGCTCGTCACCTTCGTCGACCTCACCGACTGGACCATCCCCAATGAAGTCACCTTCCCCGGCATCCCGATGGGCCTGGTCTTCGCCATTGTCGCCATGTTCTATCCCGATAGCGGCCTCGTCGTTCTCGGTAGTTACGAGCCCATCTTCAACGCCCTCATCGGCGCCATCGTCGGCGGCGGCTCGCTTTATTTGCTCGATAAGCTCACGTTTTTGATACTTAAGAAGCGCGGAATGGGGTTTGGCGACGTAAAACTGCTCGCTATGCTCGGTGCCTTTTTCGGCTATCCCGGCGTCATCATGATCATCATGGTGGCCTCGTTCATTGGCAGCGCCATTGGGATCGGACTAATCTCATGGCAGCGATTCAAAGGCTCCGAAGAGACGGCCCACTACCTACCCTTCGGACCTTACTTGTCCTTGGGTGGCATCTTCGTGATGCTCTTTGGCCAGCAACTCTACACGTGGTACTTCGACTATTTGAACTCCAGCCCGATTTAA